GAAGCTGCGCGTGCTTTGTCTCGTCTCAATACCAAAGTGACCTTGGTACAGCAGGCATCGCGGCTGATGAATCGTCAACTGGACGACCGTGCCGCAGAGATGCTTCAAGATCAAGTAGAAGCCTTGGGCATTCGGGTGATTACCTGTTCCGGTGTCCGCGCAATCCATTCTGCTCAATACGGTGTACCGGGTCGGAGCAGCGTGATCGGGGTCACCACCTATTACGGTGAAGATATTGAATGCGACACTGTCGTGCTGTGCGCGGGCATTAAACCGAATATCGAATTAGCCCGAGAAGCCAAGCTCAAAGTGGCTAATGGCATCGTGGTAAATGATGACCTTCAAACTTCAGACTCTTCTGTCTATGCCATCGGTGAGTGCTGTGAACACCAGGGTGCCACTTATGGCTTGGTGAATCCCGGCCTTGAACAAGCGGCGGTCGCAGCGGATGTCATTGCGGGTGGTTTTTCGAAATATTTGGGGTCGCTGACCGTTAGCAGATTGAAAGTGGTCGGACAAAAAGTCTACAGCATGGGCGATGTTACCGAGTTGGTGCGGCGTCCCTTCCAGACTGTGGTTTGCTATGAAGATTCACGTCTGGGCATTTACCGAAAATTTGTGTTCTTCAAAGGCAAGCTGATTGGTGCTCTAGCCTTTGGGGATTGGCCAGAACTGAATCGGGTACAAGAAGCCTTTAAGCAAGGTCGCACCGTCTATCCCTGGCAGTTGATTACGTTCCGGCTAACTGGCCGATTGTGGGTCAATGAACAAGCGGAAGAGATCATAAAATGGCCCTTTGAAACCGTGGTGTGTCAGTGCAATAACGTCACTCAGGGCGAACTAACTCACCAATTGGCTTCGGGGTGTCAGTCTGTTGCAGATTTATCGATGGAAACCGGTGCTGGCAGCGTCTGTGGTTCTTGCAAACCGCTGCTGGGGCAATTAGTTGAACAGTATTCCGGTGACACGGCGGAACGTGAAAAAGAAAGCGGTTGGCTGCCTGTGTTATTCGGCAGTGTGATGGCTGTGTTGTTAGCGTTGATGATGGTGTTCCAGCCTGAGTCGCAGGTGGCGAACAGTGTCCAGCAACAAACGTGGTTTGAACACATCTGGAATGATGGATTCTGGAAACAGGTAACCGGTTTTTCCTTATTGGGCTTGACGTTCATCGGCTTGATTATGTCTTTACGGAAACGCTTTGGCTGGCATTGGATGGGCCAGTTTTCCCATTGGCGAACGTTGCATACGGTGTTGGGCATGGTATGTGTCGCGCTGTTGATCTTCCATACCGGGTTTCATCTCGGAGCCAACTTGAATCTACTACTGATGGTGAATTTCTTAGCGGTGATTGCCTTGGGATCTATGGCAGGAGGCGTCGTTGCACTTAGTCATGCATTGCCTTCCTCGATAGCGATGACCTTCCGAAAGCTCTGGACCTGGTTACATATTCTGGTGACGTGGCCGCTGCCTGCGTTGTTATCCATTCACATCTTGTCTGTGTATTACTTTTAGCGAGAAGACGGTAGCGGAGAAGACGAAATGAAGAAGTGGTTATGGATTTTTTGGGTACTTATTACGCTGTCAGTCACCGGCTTTTATGGCTATAAAATGACCCTGGACGAAGACAAGTCGGAGTTGTTGATTGGTGATGCGACTCACGGCCATTTCCAAATTGAACTGGCTTGTGAATCCTGTCATACCGAACCCTTTGGCGGACAGGAAGTGATACAGACTGCCTGTACTAATTGCCATCAGCAAGAACTCAAAGACGCCCATGATTCGCATCCGAAAAAGAAATTTACTGATCCTCGTAATGCGGATCTCTTGCAAGTGATTGATGCCCGCTATTGTGTCAGTTGCCATACCGAACATCAGGAAGAACAAACCCAGGATATGGGGCTTACCCTGCCAACGGATTATTGCTTCCACTGTCACCAATCCGTGGGTGAAGAACGTCCTAGTCACAAGGATTTACCCTTTGATTCCTGTGCCTCGTCAGGCTGTCACAACTACCACGACAACAAAGCCTTGTATGAATCCTTTCTGGTGGCGAACAGTGGTGGCGAATGGATCAAACACTTGGATGAGATTAATGCAAACCGCCCGGCCCCTAATGCAGCGGCTTCTATCGCTCCTGAACTAATAGCTCCTGAACTAATAGCTTCTAAATTCATAGCTTCTAAATTAATCGCCTCTGAATCGGCTGTCACTGAAAAAGCAAGCTCTGCGATCAACGCATTGTTTGCAGAGAAAATGGCCGAGCATCCTGACATCAATAACCACTGGCAAGCCAGCGCTCATGAGCAAGCGGGAATGTCATGCGGCGGTTGTCATCTGACCGGAGCCAGTACGAACGAGCAGACCTCTTTGGCGGCCGCCTGGATTGAAAAACCGGGTGTCGAGCAATGTCAAAGCTGCCATCAAAAAGAGGCCAAAGGTTTTCTTGAAGGTAAGCACGGAATGAAGCTGGCTCAGGGCTATATTGCCAAGATCTCAGAAATGTCATCAGAGCATTCAGGGCTGTCTTTTTCTGAGCTGGTTCAAGACAACCAACATGGGTGCAACAGCTGCCACGGCGCGCACTCTTTTGATACCAAATACGCCGCCACAGAAGCCTGTTTATCCTGCCATACCGATGAACATTCGCAGAACTTCAACACATCGCCACATGCTTTGTTAAAAGACAACGTGCTGGAAGGCAGTCTTGCTGCGGCTTCGCAAGTAACTTGCGCGACTTGTCACCTGCCAAGGGTAAAAGAGAAACAAGCTGGCACAGAAGTTGTTCGTGTAGAACATAACCAGAACCTGAATCTTCGACCTAATGAAAAGATGATTCGGAGTGTCTGTATGGATTGTCATAATTTGGAATTTTCCATTGATGCCTTGGCTGATGAGACGCTCATTCAAAGCAACTTTAATGGTAAACCTGGCAAGCACATTGAATCCATTGATTGGGCTTTAAAGCGTGATCAAAAGAAGGCTAAGAAAGAATAAGAAACACTGGATCGGCTAAATAAAACGAAACCGAAGAAACAACACAATAACTATAAAAGGGTAACTCATTACCCAATGCAGCCTGAAGAGAGGAACTAAGTCATAGCTTCTCGATTAGAGAATGATTTATCCCAGGTTGCCGGAGTGAAAACGGATTTCAACGGGCTCATAGAAGTTCATGAAATACCCATAACTGATTAGCACATTAGAACGATTTGCACTGATGAGGAAGCAATGATGAAGAAACTAATGAAAGGCAAAGCAATCAAGTTTGCACTCACGGCCAGCGTTGCTGCAGCGGCGTTATCCATAACGGGCTGTGGAGAAACCGAAGCAAGCAAAGGCATTGAACCTAAGTTATACACAGACTCTTTGTTTGCGGTAATGAAAGCCGATCGAACCAACTACACCAAGTACATCATTAAACGTTTAGGGCCAAACGGTGTGGGTGCCATTAAACCGGATGAACACTGGCAGGATATTGAAAACGGTGCCTTGCTCCCTGCTCAGATGTTCCGTGCCGGTGCCGAAGCGGTCGCCGAAATGACGGACAAGTTCACTTATTCCTTGCAATCAAACTGGCCGATTAATTCCCAGAATGCACCGAAAACCGCTGTTGAAAAAGAAGGACTTGATTTCATTGCGGCGAATCCGGG
This genomic stretch from Litoribrevibacter albus harbors:
- a CDS encoding FAD-dependent oxidoreductase, with protein sequence MTSSSISLKDVDVFDASDVDALASTEVQPVDALASQFTQRVVVIGSGPVGMRFVKELLKRHPLANIQLFGNEPFQPYNRVQLSALLAGEVSRDDIDLSLPTADTHPNFEYIIATVKAVDTEQKTLVDANGTSHSYDRLVFATGARAHVPNIPGVEQSGVYTFRNLKDTEFLYARVASARHVVVVGGGLLGLEAARALSRLNTKVTLVQQASRLMNRQLDDRAAEMLQDQVEALGIRVITCSGVRAIHSAQYGVPGRSSVIGVTTYYGEDIECDTVVLCAGIKPNIELAREAKLKVANGIVVNDDLQTSDSSVYAIGECCEHQGATYGLVNPGLEQAAVAADVIAGGFSKYLGSLTVSRLKVVGQKVYSMGDVTELVRRPFQTVVCYEDSRLGIYRKFVFFKGKLIGALAFGDWPELNRVQEAFKQGRTVYPWQLITFRLTGRLWVNEQAEEIIKWPFETVVCQCNNVTQGELTHQLASGCQSVADLSMETGAGSVCGSCKPLLGQLVEQYSGDTAEREKESGWLPVLFGSVMAVLLALMMVFQPESQVANSVQQQTWFEHIWNDGFWKQVTGFSLLGLTFIGLIMSLRKRFGWHWMGQFSHWRTLHTVLGMVCVALLIFHTGFHLGANLNLLLMVNFLAVIALGSMAGGVVALSHALPSSIAMTFRKLWTWLHILVTWPLPALLSIHILSVYYF
- a CDS encoding Tll0287-like domain-containing protein, whose amino-acid sequence is MMKKLMKGKAIKFALTASVAAAALSITGCGETEASKGIEPKLYTDSLFAVMKADRTNYTKYIIKRLGPNGVGAIKPDEHWQDIENGALLPAQMFRAGAEAVAEMTDKFTYSLQSNWPINSQNAPKTAVEKEGLDFIAANPGENFYGEETLGDTTYFTAVYPDVAVSEACTSCHNKHKDSPKTDFKIGEVMGGVVIRVPL
- a CDS encoding cytochrome c3 family protein, with the translated sequence MKKWLWIFWVLITLSVTGFYGYKMTLDEDKSELLIGDATHGHFQIELACESCHTEPFGGQEVIQTACTNCHQQELKDAHDSHPKKKFTDPRNADLLQVIDARYCVSCHTEHQEEQTQDMGLTLPTDYCFHCHQSVGEERPSHKDLPFDSCASSGCHNYHDNKALYESFLVANSGGEWIKHLDEINANRPAPNAAASIAPELIAPELIASKFIASKLIASESAVTEKASSAINALFAEKMAEHPDINNHWQASAHEQAGMSCGGCHLTGASTNEQTSLAAAWIEKPGVEQCQSCHQKEAKGFLEGKHGMKLAQGYIAKISEMSSEHSGLSFSELVQDNQHGCNSCHGAHSFDTKYAATEACLSCHTDEHSQNFNTSPHALLKDNVLEGSLAAASQVTCATCHLPRVKEKQAGTEVVRVEHNQNLNLRPNEKMIRSVCMDCHNLEFSIDALADETLIQSNFNGKPGKHIESIDWALKRDQKKAKKE